One segment of Triticum aestivum cultivar Chinese Spring chromosome 2A, IWGSC CS RefSeq v2.1, whole genome shotgun sequence DNA contains the following:
- the LOC123190687 gene encoding uncharacterized protein, giving the protein MEPQSKIRDEDDEMETGGELSTGRSSGESLHLAAAVETEWRTTGDSDENSVFILEETVHRLVSDIMPEFEAKVGDVASVLEAEETRKEALAALSFGFRLQLFSKQIDELRHEMCKLLRSFSPENKDIRSTMIKFISEPYLGRICKLQWISERVSMLQRMDPDFDSKVKSTIIKLKSESFLLAMEELKEEEEEESGSEGIAGEGRGDQEVSMEMEEKRFDSYRRCWERLWGNDRSFEDQTLLSPMLFTHCTASRIPSEAVAGSTLQIHSIKISTAKELTLPLEVYGVVAVRDAVDRHRNPLFLRSRTHCQILEENDSFLRLIGPVRAIVSTDTVYIEIQLKVKGATKSEDTTLISTFGFYNGDSSGTYLLKNSLCTVELCYEQLKQSVQATIMGVFVTPKQESLPFPYGGRVICSSLPQDGNEDIAGLPSREVLLLDSEGGRMSLTSNGYLSLARCVVSVELKGKLQVLIMAESPSQNAEIAAQFLFTPEKCNISKGECYLPDGSKVEITVAWSLIPSTMLQSGDSREDSGMVTGRYSKERTGGSMLSEEVCKAGILMQESIRWVQAREEKPLKGRSGDVELLRIGNEGRMLKTLSKIGDGGKLVSKQFMEPLVNFSMSVARSVRNMIEEEVETEAAGVVPMVGFKLHLLSRQFDELWDNMGQLVSTEAKFLAICMLIHEPFACYCSTLKFISAVFNRLCQWVPDLTSAMGSIREHKEIEDGDKDRKVVNEYEEEKKAEEFYFNAHRENWEFSRSNFGSFEDPTVLSPLLFTHYIPGHTQLGAQVGRTMQVYSIKVTEIEGYALEWPLKVYGVVAARDVVDYRRNILFLRARDDCQILTRKDSFLHLTGPSRAIMSGGILENNVTIEVHLTLKDTVESNDRTLISKAFVYDEDDLGSGDVISTRLLQGLCSIELCCEHLEQSVQATIVGARVVKGPLRCGNGIKVACPVLPEGKTEGSVKCPSGRVLLLSSQAGTVPVGGYLDLSRQAVSVKSRGRLEILIQAGEISGSVVFKAEDSSISRERCRLGDCEVEVTVAWSLLVENQHDISVMGYIAPYAEELIPPLPVMKLYRGPR; this is encoded by the exons ATGGAGCCCCAGAGCAAGATTCGCGACGAGGACGACGAGATGGAAACCGGAGGGGAGCTTTCGACGGGAAGGAGCAGCGGCGAGTCCCTGCATCTTGCCGCCGCAGTCGAGACCGAGTGGAGGACCACCGGCGACTCCGACGAGAACTCGGTGTTCATCCTGGAGGAGACCGTGCACAGATTGGTTAGCGACATCATGCCGGAATTCGAAGCAAAGGTCGGCGACGTCGCTTCAGTGCTCGAAGCAGAGGAGACCCGGAAAGAGGCACTGGCGGCGCTGAGCTTCGGCTTCAGACTGCAGTTGTTCTCCAAGCAGATCGACGAGCTGCGGCACGAGATGTGCAAGTTGCTGAGATCGTTCTCGCCGGAAAACAAAGATATAAGGAGCACCATGATCAAGTTTATCTCCGAGCCGTACCTAGGCCGTATCTGCAAATTGCAGTGGATCTCTGAACGTGTCAGTATGCTCCAGCGAATGGAcccagacttcgactccaaagtGAAGTCAACAATCATCAAGCTGAAATCGGAATCCTTCTTGTTAGCCATGGAGGagttgaaggaggaggaggaggaggagagcggtAGTGAAGGAATCGCCGGAGAAGGTCGTGGAGACCAAGAAgtttccatggagatggaggaGAAGAGATTCGATTCCTACCGCCGCTGCTGGGAACGTTTATGGGGCAATGACCGCAGCTTCGAAGACCAGA CATTATTGAGCCCCATGCTCTTTACACATTGCACAGCAAGCCGCATCCCGAGTGAAGCTGTCGCCGGGAGTACCTTGCAGATCCACTCCATCAAAATCTCAACAGCAAAAGAGCTCACATTGCCACTGGAGGTGTATGGAGTGGTCGCAGTCCGAGATGCTGTGGACCGTCATCGCAACCCTCTATTTCTTCGTTCAAGAACACATTGCCAAATCCTTGAAGAAAAT GATTCATTTTTGCGCTTGATTGGCCCGGTTCGTGCAATTGTGTCGACGGATACTGTTTACATCGAAATCCAACTAAAAGTAAAGGGCGCAACAAAATCTGAAGATACAACATTGATCAGTACATTCGGCTTTTACAATGGTGACAGTTCTGGTACCTATCTCCTGAAAAACAGTTTGTGCACAGTGGAGTTATGCTATGAGCAACTTAAACAGTCGGTCCAGGCCACTATCATGGGTGTGTTTGTTACACCCAAACAGGAATCATTGCCTTTTCCATATGGTGGCCGAGTTATTTGCTCTTCACTGCCTCAGGATGGTAATGAAGATATCGCTGGGCTTCCATCTAGGGAAGTCTTGCTGCTTGATTCGGAAGGTGGAAGAATGTCTCTGACTAGTAATGGCTACCTTAGTCTGGCAAGATGTGTAGTTTCTGTGGAGTTAAAAGGAAAGCTGCAAGTCCTCATAATGGCTGAATCACCATCACAAAATGCTGAGATTGCTGCGCAATTCCTCTTCACACCCGAAAAATGCAACATAAGTAAAGGTGAATGTTACCTCCCTGATGGCTCTAAGGTTGAGATTACTGTTGCTTGGTCCCTCATTCCCTCGACGATGCTACAGTCAGGTGACAGTCGTGAGGACAGTGGGATGGTGACCGGACGATATTCAAAGGAAAGGACTGGCGGGTCCATGTTAAGTGAGGAGGTATGTAAGGCTGGAATCTTAATGCAGGAGAGTATCCGCTGGGTCCAGGCCCGGGAGGAGAAGCCTTTGAAGGGAAGGAGTGGCGATGTTGAATTGTTGAGGATTGGCAACGAAGGCAGAATGTTGAAGACACTGAGCAAGATTGGTGACGGGGGCAAATTGGTCTCCAAGCAGTTCATGGAGCCGCTGGTCAATTTCTCAATGTCTGTAGCCAGATCTGTCAGAAACATGATTGAGGAGGAGGTAGAGACCGAGGCGGCAGGGGTGGTGCCGATGGTCGGCTTCAAATTACATTTGCTCTCCAGGCAGTTTGATGAGTTGTGGGACAACATGGGCCAGCTAGTCTCAACAGAAGCAAAATTTCTAGCGATATGCATGCTTATTCATGAGCCCTTCGCATGCTATTGCTCCACACTGAAGTTTATCTCTGCAGTTTTCAACCGGCTTTGTCAATGGGTGCCAGATTTGACATCGGCAATGGGATCGATAAGGGAACACAAGGAGATAGAGGACGGGGATAAGGATAGGAAGGTTGTGAATGAgtatgaggaggagaagaaggctgAGGAGTTCTATTTCAATGCCCACCGTGAAAACTGGGAATTTAGTCGCAGCAACTTTGGCAGCTTTGAAGACCCAA CGGTATTGAGCCCCTTGCTCTTTACCCACTACATACCAGGCCACACCCAACTGGGTGCTCAAGTCGGGAGGACTATGCAGGTCTACTCTATTAAAGTCACAGAAATAGAAGGCTATGCCCTTGAGTGGCCACTGAAGGTATACGGTGTAGTCGCTGCACGAGATGTTGTCGACTATCGTCGCAACATTCTCTTCCTTCGCGCTAGGGATGACTGCCAAATCCTCACGAGAAAG GATTCTTTTTTGCACTTGACTGGCCCTTCTCGTGCAATTATGTCTGGTGGCATATTGGAGAACAATGTTACTATTGAAGTCCACCTAACACTAAAGGACACAGTGGAGTCTAATGATAGAACATTGATCAGTAAAGCCTTCGTTTATGACGAAGATGATCTTGGTAGTGGTGATGTTATTTCTACGCGTCTTCTCCAGGGCCTTTGTTCAATAGAGTTATGCTGTGAGCATCTTGAACAGTCAGTCCAAGCCACTATCGTCGGTGCTCGTGTTGTAAAGGGCCCATTGCGTTGTGGCAATGGCATCAAGGTCGCTTGCCCCGTTCTACCTGAAGGTAAAACTGAAGGCAGTGTCAAGTGCCCATCTGGGCGTGTTTTGCTGCTTAGTTCACAAGCTGGGACAGTGCCTGTGGGTGGTTATCTAGATCTGTCAAGGCAAGCTGTATCCGTAAAATCAAGAGGAAGACTTGAAATTCTCATACAGGCCGGAGAAATCAGTGGAAGTGTCGTCTTCAAAGCTGAAGACAGCAGCATAAGTCGAGAAAGATGTCGTCTTGGTGATTGTGAAGTGGAGGTAACTGTTGCTTGGTCCCTCCTTGTTGAAAACCAGCATGATATCTCGGTGATGGGGTATATAGCGCCTTACGCAGAAGAATTAATTCCACCTTTACCCGTCATGAAGCTTTATAGAGGCCCTCGGTGA